In the genome of Saccharomonospora viridis DSM 43017, one region contains:
- the nadC gene encoding carboxylating nicotinate-nucleotide diphosphorylase, which yields MSGLDGEVDPAEVRRVVATALEEDLRYGPDVTTQATVPAAATAVAELTPRVSGVVAGVGVARTVFDTVLAGDGYEVVSARADGSFLEAGEPALVVRGPVRGLLTAERTALNLLCHLSGVATVTAAWVRAVAGTGCAIRDSRKTLPGLRVLEKYAVRCGGGVNHRMGLGDAVLIKDNHVVAAGSVTEALRLAREKAAGLPCEVEVDDLDQLAETLHAGADEVLLDNFSPEDCERAVRLRDELSPKTRLEASGGLKLDDARRYAETGVDYLAVGALTHSAPALDIGMDLRST from the coding sequence ATGAGCGGTCTGGACGGTGAAGTGGACCCCGCCGAGGTGCGGCGCGTGGTGGCCACCGCGTTGGAGGAGGATCTCCGGTACGGGCCGGACGTCACCACACAGGCCACGGTGCCCGCGGCGGCGACGGCCGTCGCCGAGTTGACCCCGCGGGTGTCGGGGGTCGTGGCGGGAGTCGGCGTGGCGAGGACCGTGTTCGACACCGTGCTCGCCGGTGACGGCTACGAGGTGGTGTCCGCGCGTGCCGACGGCAGTTTCCTGGAGGCGGGAGAACCCGCACTGGTGGTCCGCGGACCGGTTCGGGGACTGCTGACCGCCGAACGGACGGCGCTGAACCTGTTGTGCCATCTGTCCGGTGTGGCGACCGTGACGGCGGCGTGGGTGCGGGCCGTGGCGGGTACGGGGTGCGCGATCCGTGACTCCCGCAAGACGCTGCCGGGCCTGCGGGTGCTGGAGAAGTACGCGGTGCGCTGCGGGGGAGGCGTCAATCACCGGATGGGTCTCGGCGACGCCGTGCTGATCAAGGACAACCACGTCGTGGCGGCGGGTTCGGTCACCGAGGCGTTGCGCCTGGCCCGCGAGAAGGCGGCGGGACTGCCGTGTGAGGTGGAGGTGGACGACCTCGACCAGCTGGCGGAGACGCTGCACGCCGGTGCCGACGAAGTACTGCTGGACAACTTCAGCCCCGAGGACTGCGAGCGCGCGGTGCGCCTGCGCGACGAGTTGTCGCCGAAGACGCGGCTGGAGGCCTCGGGCGGCCTGAAGCTCGACGACGCCCGCCGCTACGCCGAAACGGGTGTGGACTACCTCGCGGTGGGGGCCTTGACCCACTCGGCCCCGGCTCTTGACATCGGCATGGATCTGCGGAGTACGTGA